The Proteus vulgaris genome has a segment encoding these proteins:
- the dan gene encoding D-aminoacylase: protein MKTIFKNATVIDGTGASAFQADVVINEGKIIKIGQIEVKSNDQVIDATGKIVCPGFIDTHTHSDLSALLNPALSAKIRQGITTELLGQDGVALAPLPEQYISAWRKNIAGLDGDSDSIDWHFKNTEGYLGMLEARGSATNLAYLVPHGNIRMEAMGLEGNPSTREDVAKMCEILERELKAGAFGLSTGLIYMPCAFGDTAEMIELCKVTAKHNGIFVVHQRSEADDIIESTQELIDIAKASGVWLHISHMKVCGKKNWGLIDEMLGMLEQAQKEGIRISFDQYPYVAGSTMLGVILPPWVHAGGTEKLLERLASPELRKKMIEDIEKGIPGWDNFIDFAGLENIYVTSSKTEKNQDAVGLSLVELGKLRGKDPYNATFDLLYEEENAVGMVDFYGTEEHVIKFLCRPEQNVCTDGLMGAGKPHPRVFGAFPRVLGKYVREEKCLTWEQAIRKMTGKPAEVLRLIDRGLIKEGYAADIVMFDPETIIDKGTFVEPNQYPEGIDLVMVNGRIALINGVESYACSGHVLRA from the coding sequence ATGAAAACAATATTTAAAAACGCCACTGTTATTGATGGAACAGGGGCAAGTGCATTTCAAGCTGATGTCGTGATTAATGAAGGAAAAATAATAAAAATCGGTCAGATTGAAGTCAAATCAAATGATCAGGTTATTGATGCTACAGGAAAAATAGTCTGCCCTGGTTTTATTGATACGCATACTCACTCTGATCTTTCTGCTCTGCTTAATCCTGCTTTATCTGCCAAAATCCGCCAAGGGATCACTACTGAATTGTTAGGGCAAGATGGTGTCGCGTTAGCGCCATTACCAGAACAATATATTTCAGCATGGCGCAAGAATATTGCGGGTTTAGATGGTGATTCTGACAGTATTGATTGGCATTTTAAGAATACCGAAGGTTACTTAGGGATGTTGGAAGCAAGAGGCTCTGCAACCAACCTTGCTTACCTTGTGCCTCATGGCAATATCCGAATGGAAGCGATGGGATTAGAAGGTAATCCTTCTACTCGCGAAGATGTCGCCAAGATGTGTGAGATCTTAGAGCGTGAATTAAAAGCAGGGGCGTTTGGTTTATCAACAGGATTGATTTATATGCCTTGTGCCTTTGGTGATACTGCTGAAATGATCGAACTTTGTAAGGTTACTGCGAAGCACAATGGTATTTTTGTGGTTCATCAACGCAGTGAAGCTGACGATATTATCGAATCAACTCAAGAGCTTATTGATATCGCTAAAGCATCTGGTGTTTGGTTGCATATTTCTCATATGAAAGTGTGTGGTAAGAAAAACTGGGGGTTAATCGACGAAATGCTCGGTATGTTAGAGCAAGCCCAAAAAGAGGGCATCCGTATCTCTTTTGACCAATATCCTTATGTGGCAGGCAGTACCATGCTTGGAGTGATTTTACCACCTTGGGTTCACGCAGGGGGAACAGAGAAATTATTAGAACGCTTAGCTTCTCCTGAACTGCGTAAAAAGATGATTGAAGATATCGAAAAAGGTATTCCGGGTTGGGATAACTTTATTGATTTCGCAGGGTTAGAAAATATTTATGTCACTAGTTCTAAAACAGAAAAAAACCAAGATGCCGTTGGCCTTAGCCTTGTAGAGCTAGGCAAATTGAGAGGTAAAGATCCGTATAACGCAACTTTCGATCTGCTATATGAAGAAGAAAATGCGGTAGGAATGGTGGATTTTTACGGTACAGAAGAGCACGTGATCAAATTCTTATGCCGTCCTGAACAAAACGTCTGTACTGATGGGCTAATGGGTGCAGGTAAGCCTCATCCCCGTGTATTCGGTGCATTCCCTCGTGTTTTAGGGAAATACGTCAGAGAAGAAAAATGCCTCACTTGGGAACAAGCTATCCGCAAAATGACAGGTAAACCTGCCGAAGTCCTTCGATTAATCGATAGAGGCTTAATTAAAGAGGGATATGCCGCAGATATTGTGATGTTTGATCCTGAAACCATTATTGATAAAGGCACATTTGTTGAACCAAACCAATACCCAGAAGGGATTGACTTGGTGATGGTCAATGGACGTAT